The nucleotide sequence CGCTTCAGAAACACGCTTTTACCAACGACGACAATGTCGCGTTGCAACTCTTCGGAAATCGCCTCACCGTCTATCACCCGGTCGCGTCGCTCAAGCGTCGAGGTTTTGTTGAAGCGCGCTTCACCGAAGGCGAACAACTAGTCTATCACTATTTGCGTTGCACGGCGGAGGAACTTGTCCCGATGCAGCCGGAATCCTGGCACCGCGCCGAGATCGTCATCGCCCCGGCCAACCTCGCCCATTTGACGCCCACCTTGTTGTCGCCGCACCGCGTCGAGGTGGACGCGAAAAATTGGGACGCGCTTTACGGCAAGAGCGCCACTCTTGCTGAGAACAAGCTGCCGGAAGAGTTGCAGGCGCTTGTTCGTTTCCATAGCGACGCTATTGTCCGCAGCATGGCCGTCGGCGACGACTTGGGCAATGTGACGAGTTATTCGGACGCCGAGCCGCACGGCGGCATCTTTGGCATGAACCGGCTAAACCATTGCGCGCCGATCTTCGAGGAAGCCTGGCGCGGCGGCGACACACGGCTGCGCGACACTGCGCTGCTCTGGTGCGACAACTTTTACAACCAATCCGTCTGGTGGGGCGACAAAGAGCGCGGCGGTACACGCTACAACAACATCGTGGCCATGAACCGCACGCCACCGGACAAAAAATACATGTGGCGCTCGAACGGCTCGGTGAATTTCTGCACGAAGGGCTACGCGGCTTTCTGGCTCGCGTGGGAGGAAACCGGCGATCCGCGCATGAAGGAAGCGCTCGACGCACAACTCGCTTACGCCGCCGAGCATTTGCACGCTGACCGAGGCGAGTGCCGCAACATCGGCGACGTGCGCGACTTCGTCGATCTCTACCGTTACACCGGTGAACAACGTTATCTCGACGAGGCTCTGCGCTTGTTCCGTGAGCTTCGCAGCAAACTTTCACTCGGCGACTTGTTTGATCAAGGTGGCAAGCCGATTGATCCCGACCCGCCGTTCATCGAGGAGGATCAGGGCGGACTGAAAGTCGGCTACGCCAAACCTTACATCATCGGTTACGCACTTGCCGGCTTGCCGGAACTCGCCCGCCTCGCACCCGATGAACCGAAACTCCGTGACACGGTTCGTGCGGTCGCCGATTTTCTGGCCGCCAGCCAGGACCCGCTTGGCGGCTGGCGTTATCCACATCCGCGCTCCAGCGGCTTGATCCTCGGTCAGGCATTGGAGCACGCGTGGCAGATCACGCAGGCGGCGAAGTTACTCGGACCAGAACGGCGTTACCTCGACGCCATCGAGCGCGTTCTGCGCCAGCGGATTCATGGATGGCGACGCACTGGACAAATCTTCGCCGGCCTGAGCGGTTGGGAGATTACTACGGGCAAAGTGAAATCGCCCAAAGAACTTTACGATCTCTACAAGAAGCCTTCCGACCGCGATGCGACGCGTGATTATACCGAAGGCGCACCGGGCTTTGGGTCTGCTCCACCGGAGGGCTTGGTTTATTTCAACGAAGTGCTGGCGTATTACCTGGAGCATCGTCCAGCGTCACGATTGCTGGCCGAGCCAAAAGCCGACGAGCCGCTCGGCCAGGTGCTGAGCCGCGTCCCGCTCAAACAGCCATGAATTTCTTCAATCGCATCCCCATCGTTCCACCATTTCCCATCACGATTTTTGTTATCGTCTTGTCGTTGCTCGCCGCCATTTCCGCTGAACCAAAGATGATCGTGACCGCGACCAATCCTGATCCGCAACACCTGCCGACGCTTGGCGTTTGGGAGGATGCGCAGTTCAGCCCGGGACGGAAACTCACGATGGTTTCGGCGGCGTTTCCCAATGTGCCCGATTTCATTTGCGACTCCTGGTGCTACGAAAGCGCGCTGGAGTTCATCGGTGCGCGCGGATTGCCGGACGGCGCGCTGGAACTGCGTCATCACGTCAATGAACAGTCCAACGTCCTGTTCATCACGACCATCACACCGGAGCCGGGCGCGATTGAGTTTCTTGTTCGCGCCACGAATGTCCCGCCTGCCGCCGCGTCACTTCCGGCAAACCTGCTCACGCCGAATCTTTGCTGGCAACTGCGGCGCGCACCCGGCTTCCGCAGCGCGCCTGACCCTTATCCGGAGTTTGTCAAACGTTGTTTCATTTTCACCGAAAAGGGACGGACGTTTCTCGACCACACCGCCCGGCGCAAGATTCCAGTTCGCGCTGCCAGCGATCCTTACAACAATCCGCCGTGGGTGCAGATGTATGTAGGCACGTGGCAGAACGTGCCCGAAGCCACCACGAATTCCTGGGCTGATTACAGTCCCGACCGCTACATGACACGTGTCATCGGCGCGGTTTCGCGCGACGGCCAATATCTTGCTGCCATTGCCAACGACTCCGCTACGGTGATGGCGCAAGCTTGGCACGATTGCATGCACAACAACGCGCAATGGACACCCGCCAATGCTCCGCCCGCGCAACAGGTCTGGCGATTGAAAATCTATGCGATGGCGAGCGATCCCGATGAGCTGTTGCGCAGAGCTGAAAAGGATTTCGATCATGCGCAGGCAAGAAACATGTTGACAGGCGGAACGGCGTTTCAGACGCCGGGAATCCGGGACCGGCTTCCGGTATTTTACGAGCGGCTGGCGGAGCGGATGACGTTTCCGATGTCGTGGCTGTCGGGCAACTTTACCAACTTCGATGCGTGGCGATCTGCGGGCCGGGCAAAAGTGATGGAGCATCTGCTCGCGGCGGCGCCGCCTGCGCCGTTTGACGCGCGCAACATTGCCGAGCAAGACCGGGGCGGTTACGTGGCGCGCAAGATTATTTTCAATCTTACGGCCGACAGCCGTGTGCTGGCGCTCATGACCGTCCCAAAAGGCGCAGGGCCGTTTCCCGCTGTTTTGCTCCTCCACGATCACGGAGCCAAGTTCGATATAGGCAAGGAGAAGGTCATCCGCCCGTGGGACGAAAAACCGGAGAAGATCGAATCCGCACAGAAGTGGGTTGAAAAATATTATGGCGGACGCTTCCTCGGCGATGAACTGGCGCAGCGCGGTTACGTCTGCTTCGCCACAGACATGTTGAACTGGTCCGACCGCGGCGGCGCGGGTTTCGACGGGCAACAAGCGCTGGCGGCGAACCTGTTGCAGTTCGGCACTTCGTTCGCGGGTTTGATCGCACACGAAGACCTCCATGCCGCAGAGTTTCTTGCCAGCCGTGCCGAAGTTGACCCCAAGCGCATCGCGGCGATGGGATTGTCGGTCGGCGGATATCGGACCTGGCAATTGGCGGCGTTGTCGGAACGCATCGTGGCGGGCGTGTCAGTTTGCTGGATGGCGACGAGCAAAGGTTTGCTCGTGCCGGGCAACAATCAGACCTCCGGCCAGTCCGCGTTCACGATGATTCATCCCGGACTGGCCAACTACTTCGACTATCCGGACGTTGCGAGTCTGGCGTGTCCAAAACCGATGATGTTTTTGTGCGGACGCCGCGATGCGCTGTTTCCGGTGAAGGCCATTGAAGAGGCGTTCACGAAAATGCGGCGGGTGTGGAATTCGCAGCAGGCCGGCGAAAAACTGGAGACCCGTCTTTTCGACGCGCCGCACGAGTTCAATGCGACGATGCAGGAGGAGGCATTTGAATGGCTGAATAAGTGGCTTTTGAAATAGCAGCCGGGGTTATACTGTCTGCCCGAATCAGTTTCCGAATTGCCCCTCACCCCTTCCCTCTCCCCATCCGATGGGGAGAGGGTGGTCGAAGACCGGGTGAGGGGTCTGTGTGTTTCTTTTTAGAAATTTATTTTGGCAACCGCTCTAGTCGCCGTAAATCAAATCAAACCGAGCGCCGACCAACGTCCGCGGCTACGGTTCTGAATGAGGCCCCTGATCGTGAACAGAGTTCTCGCAGCGCCGCGAAGAGCCGTAGCGCTTCGTTCTCCGTGGCGGCATCGAGCTTGAATCCAACCGGCCCGCGCACGCGACGATTTTTCAGAACGCCCTGGTGATGCAGAAGAAGTTTCTCCACGGCGAGGAAGCCGTCCAATCCATGCTGGAGCGCGACGAGCGGGGCGATGAGGCCTTGAAGCGCGGTCGCGCGGACGAGATCGCCCGCTTGCAAGGCGTCCCACTCGGCGCGAATGGCCCATACGATTTCCGTGCCGGGCATCGTCCCCGCAATGCCCCGGCGATGCGCATCCAGCAGCGCAATGCCGCCGCTGCCTTCAAAGATGGCCGCCTGGCCACCGGTGGCCTCGCGCAGCAAGGAGAGGTTCTGCCCCAGCGGCTGCGCCTCCGGCTTGAACATGACCCGCACGGGATGACGGCGAAACAAGTCCGCCTGCGCGGCGATCGGCAGCGGCGCGCCCACGTAACCGCTCGCATCCTGCACCACGAGCGGCCGCGTGGTCGCGGCCAGAATGCTTTCGTAATAGCCGATGACTTCGGCGGCCGACGCGCGGGTGTTGGTCGGCGGAATGGCCATGAGCGCCGATACGCCTGCCTGCTCCGCCGCGCGCACATGACGCACCGCCTGCCAGGTGCTCTCTGCGCCTACGCTCATCACCACGGGGCCGCGGCCGTTCACGCTCGCGACCAGGCGCGCGGCGAGTTCGTCGCGCTCGGCATCGGTGAGCCGCAACACTTCGGTCACCATCGCGGCGACCACGCCCTGCGCGCCGTTGGCAAAGGCCCAGTCCACCTCGCGGTCGAGCGTGTTCCAGTCAATGGCATCGTTGTCGCCGTAGGGCAGTTGCAGGACGGGAAGGACGCCGGAGATTGTTGTCATAAATAATCGGTCTCGAGGTCAGATCACCAGTCGCCGACGGATCCATCGCGATGGAGCACCCGCTGCAGGGCCTCCTGTTGGAACGGGTGATTCTTGACCTCCGATTCGTTGATTTCGATGCCGAGACCGGGGCGGGGGCTGGGGCGCACGAGGCGGCCTTTCGTTTCCACCGTGAAGCGTTCGCTCACCAAATCCTGACGCCACGGCACATCGCTGTGGACGCTTTCGCAGATGATGTAGCTCGGCGTGGCGAAGCCGAACTCCAGCGACGCGGCGGTGCTCACCGGGCCTTGCGGGTTATGCGGCGCGAGCGCCACGCGATACGCCTCGGCCATCGCCGCGATGCGCCGCGCTTCGGAGAGTCCGCCGCAATGCGTGATGTCGGGTTGCAACACCGAGCAAGCCCGTTTCTCCAACAGCTCGCGAAACGCATGTTGCGTCACGAGCCGCTCGCCGGTGGCAATCGGCGTGCGCACCGCGTGCTGGATGAGCACGATGTCGTCCACCGATTCCGGCCAGCAGGGTTCCTCGAACCAGTAAAGGTTGAATGGCTCCAGCGCCTTTGCGAACAGCATTCCCATGCGCGGCGAGGGACGCGCGTGGCAGTCCACCATGATGTCAATGTCCGGCCCCACCGCCTCGCGCATCGCCGCCACGCAACGTTCCGCATAGCGCACGGGCGCATTGCCCTCCAGTGGCATCGTCGAGGGCACGGCCATGGATTTGAACGCGGTGAACCCTTCCGCGACGGCCTGCTGCGCCAGTTCGCCGAAGCGCTTCGCATCGCTCACGTCCGTTTCGTAGAAGTCCTCCATCTTGCCGCCGCCGAGATGGCAGTAAAGCCGGATGTGGTCGCGCACGGGGCCGCCCCAGAGACGATGGACGGGCACGCCGTGGA is from Verrucomicrobiota bacterium and encodes:
- a CDS encoding dienelactone hydrolase family protein, whose product is MNFFNRIPIVPPFPITIFVIVLSLLAAISAEPKMIVTATNPDPQHLPTLGVWEDAQFSPGRKLTMVSAAFPNVPDFICDSWCYESALEFIGARGLPDGALELRHHVNEQSNVLFITTITPEPGAIEFLVRATNVPPAAASLPANLLTPNLCWQLRRAPGFRSAPDPYPEFVKRCFIFTEKGRTFLDHTARRKIPVRAASDPYNNPPWVQMYVGTWQNVPEATTNSWADYSPDRYMTRVIGAVSRDGQYLAAIANDSATVMAQAWHDCMHNNAQWTPANAPPAQQVWRLKIYAMASDPDELLRRAEKDFDHAQARNMLTGGTAFQTPGIRDRLPVFYERLAERMTFPMSWLSGNFTNFDAWRSAGRAKVMEHLLAAAPPAPFDARNIAEQDRGGYVARKIIFNLTADSRVLALMTVPKGAGPFPAVLLLHDHGAKFDIGKEKVIRPWDEKPEKIESAQKWVEKYYGGRFLGDELAQRGYVCFATDMLNWSDRGGAGFDGQQALAANLLQFGTSFAGLIAHEDLHAAEFLASRAEVDPKRIAAMGLSVGGYRTWQLAALSERIVAGVSVCWMATSKGLLVPGNNQTSGQSAFTMIHPGLANYFDYPDVASLACPKPMMFLCGRRDALFPVKAIEEAFTKMRRVWNSQQAGEKLETRLFDAPHEFNATMQEEAFEWLNKWLLK
- a CDS encoding dihydrodipicolinate synthase family protein — protein: MTTISGVLPVLQLPYGDNDAIDWNTLDREVDWAFANGAQGVVAAMVTEVLRLTDAERDELAARLVASVNGRGPVVMSVGAESTWQAVRHVRAAEQAGVSALMAIPPTNTRASAAEVIGYYESILAATTRPLVVQDASGYVGAPLPIAAQADLFRRHPVRVMFKPEAQPLGQNLSLLREATGGQAAIFEGSGGIALLDAHRRGIAGTMPGTEIVWAIRAEWDALQAGDLVRATALQGLIAPLVALQHGLDGFLAVEKLLLHHQGVLKNRRVRGPVGFKLDAATENEALRLFAALRELCSRSGASFRTVAADVGRRSV
- the dgoD gene encoding galactonate dehydratase encodes the protein MKITAIETHVCHARMRNWVFVKVLTDQPGLWGWGEATLEWHTRAVVGAVEDISQLLIGEDPRRIEHLWQMMYRQHFWHGNGIVRGTAISGIDIALWDILGKVHGVPVHRLWGGPVRDHIRLYCHLGGGKMEDFYETDVSDAKRFGELAQQAVAEGFTAFKSMAVPSTMPLEGNAPVRYAERCVAAMREAVGPDIDIMVDCHARPSPRMGMLFAKALEPFNLYWFEEPCWPESVDDIVLIQHAVRTPIATGERLVTQHAFRELLEKRACSVLQPDITHCGGLSEARRIAAMAEAYRVALAPHNPQGPVSTAASLEFGFATPSYIICESVHSDVPWRQDLVSERFTVETKGRLVRPSPRPGLGIEINESEVKNHPFQQEALQRVLHRDGSVGDW